A window of Thiocapsa bogorovii genomic DNA:
CCAGCTCGCCGCCGCGGTAACGGTCACGCCGGAGGGCGGCGTTCAGCTCGCGCGCGAGCCTGCCGATCCGCGTTTCGGACAGCCGTTGAGCGGGCTCTACTGGCAGATCGACGGCGCCGCTGGGTCGGGTCTGCTGCGCTCGCGTTCGCTCTGGGATCATCTGGTGGTGCTGAGCGACGACGACCTGGATCCGGGCACCGTCCACGCCCATGAGGTCGCGGGTCCCGATGGGCGACCCCTATTGGTCCGCGAGCGCCGGATTCGTCTGCAGACCGGCGACGGGCTTACATCCTTGCGTCTCATGGTGGGAGTCGATCGAGCGGAGCTCATCGCGGCGCGGGATGCATTCGCGGCCGACATGCTGCCCTATCTTGCCCTCATCGGGCTGGTCCTGGCGCTGGCGACCTTCGTCCAGATTCAGACCGGTCTCGCACCGCTCGACGCGGTGCGACGCGGCCTCGGGGAGATTCGTGCCGGCGGGACGCGGCGCCTCGGTGAAACCTACCCGGACGAGGTCATGCCGCTGGTCGGCGAGGTCAACGCCCTGTTGGAGGCCCGTGAGCAGGCGATCGAGCGTGCCCGGGCCTGGACCGCGGATCTCGCTCACGGACTCAAAACCCCACTCGGCGCGCTGGTGGCGGACGCGCAGCGCTTGCGCGAGGATGGCAATGCACTCCTCGCAGATGACCTGGAGCACTTGGCGATGGGCATGCGGCGGCGGGTCGAGCGCGAGCTGGTCCGCGCCCGGTTGCGTTCAGGCGCCGGAGTCCAGCCGCCGGCCCATGCCGACGTGGTCGAGACCATTCACCGGCTCCTGCGCACGCTCAAACGCACCCCGGAGGGCGCGCGGCTGGACTGGCAGCTG
This region includes:
- a CDS encoding sensor histidine kinase, whose translation is MTRRSLRARLWIGAALSITLALVVSGLGLLTLFERHVERRIGEELRAQLNQLAAAVTVTPEGGVQLAREPADPRFGQPLSGLYWQIDGAAGSGLLRSRSLWDHLVVLSDDDLDPGTVHAHEVAGPDGRPLLVRERRIRLQTGDGLTSLRLMVGVDRAELIAARDAFAADMLPYLALIGLVLALATFVQIQTGLAPLDAVRRGLGEIRAGGTRRLGETYPDEVMPLVGEVNALLEAREQAIERARAWTADLAHGLKTPLGALVADAQRLREDGNALLADDLEHLAMGMRRRVERELVRARLRSGAGVQPPAHADVVETIHRLLRTLKRTPEGARLDWQLVAPAQARAAVIADDLLELLGNLLENAAKWARNEVDIRVTAGDRIEICIEDDGPGVPAEQTPRLGERGLRLDERREGSGLGLAIARDVVDAYAGALDFERASKGGLSVRVLLPMDQRMSPG